GGCATTAAACAATTTAGTCGGTATAGTTTTTGAAATCGGATCATAACGTTTCTTTTTCCAGCCAGAAATGATATCCAGCTTTTCCTCATTGATTCTGCGATACAGTTCCGGTATTTCATCCGGGCTGTCCTGCAAATCAGCATCCATAGTAATGATAACGTTTCCTTCAGCTGCAGCAAAAGCTACATTTAAAGCTGCTGATTTACCATAATTTCTTCTGAATTTAATAGCTTTTACAGCATTGTACTCCTTTTTCAATTCTTCAATTACTGACCAGGATGAATCTGTACTTCCATCATCAACAAAAAGAATTTCATAAGAAAAGTTATTTTCCCGCATCACCTTCGCTATCCAGGTGGTTAATTCGGGAAGAGACTCATCTTCATTATATAATGGGATTACAACAGAAATATCCATGTGTGCTTATAAACGCTAAAAAACCAAATGCAAACTTAGAGAAATAAAATGTCCTTCCGTTAAATCCGAAGAAAATTTTATATTATATACAGATGCCGGCCCCAAATTGAAAGCCGGCATCTGTTTTTACGTTGTAAAACTAATACACATTCTATTTCAATAGCCTATCAAGCTGTTTTCGTAGCTCAGGATCGGAAGGTCTCTTTGCGTCGCCAGAAACGATTTTTCCCGCCGGATCGATCAAAATAAACCTTGGAATAGAATTAATGTTAAACTTTTTCACAAAATCAGAACTAAAATCCTTATCGGCCATTAGCTGAATTCCTTGCAGCTTATTGTCCTTTACATAACTAATCCATTTGGCTTTGTCGGCAATACGGTCAACAGAAAGACTTACAAAATGGATATTTTTACCATGATAATCATCTTCTACTTTAGTTAAGAAGGGTATCTCGGCTTTGCAAGGTCCACACCAGGTAGCCCACACATCAATGTAAACGTACTTACCACGTAATGATTTTAAAGCAATCTGCTTTCCATTTACATCAGTATAATTAAAATCCGGTGAAAGTGAATTTCCAACCATCATTTTATAATTTGCGTATACTTCTTCTATCTCCTTTTTATACACAGGATTAGTAGCTTTGGCCATGAAATTCCGGTAAGCATCTTCTTTAGCTGAAACATTTCTTACCATTTTAATGATAGTACCCGTTGTCTGATAGGTCAGATAATCCTTTACAAAACCTGCAGAAAGTTCATTCTCTATCACTTTGAGCTTTACTACATTATTGCCTTCATAGCCCAATGTAGTATCTGCTTTGTATTTGGTATTTCTCAAATCCGTAATCCTGCTATCCAACCAGGTTCTATAAGCAGCAGATCTCTTAAACAAGGCTTCGTCATTCAAATTGGCCCCATCATCAATCATTTTCTTTAACTTACTTCTTTCTTCCGGTTCCATACGCTTCACAAAAGCTTTTTTCTGGGCAGAATCTATTAATTTATGAAAATCCGGAGCACCTTTTTTTTCTGTCAGGAGCTTCATCAGATTCTCCATCCCAACAGAGTCCATACCATATACTCCGACATATCTGCTAAGAACCTGACGGGCATAAAAATCAACATCTTTTAGCATCAGTGATTTAACAGCAATATCCGTTTCCGCATCTGCCTTAACCTTCATAGCCGCTTTAAACTCCTCCAGCTTCCCGAGCACTTCTGTAGATGGCGTCACATACAATTTATGCAGATAATCGCCATTCGCCATTGGTATATATCTGGCTAAAACCTGCTCTTTATCTTTTAACAGATCATCCGTTAGTCCATTTTTACTTTGCGTAAAACCTGAAAGCGCAGATATACTTAATATGGTGGTAATAATAATTGATTTCATAACAATATTTATAAAATGATTTTAATTGATTTCCATTTGAGGATTAAAACGTCTTACCCTTGTAGGTATTTGAAACGTATATTCCTTACTATGTGGCTTTAAAGTTGTCAATATAACTCCGCTTTTTTTATTCACACGAATGACTTCAGACATGCGTCCTTCTCTATCCAGTCGTTTCATATCCATCCACCTTTGTCCACTGTATGCAAGCTCACGTCTGCGTTCGGCAAGTACAATGGCAAGCGCAGCTTCTGAATTGCCGGCTGTTAAATCCTGGTAATTGACAGTTT
This is a stretch of genomic DNA from Candidatus Pedobacter colombiensis. It encodes these proteins:
- a CDS encoding TlpA disulfide reductase family protein, producing MKSIIITTILSISALSGFTQSKNGLTDDLLKDKEQVLARYIPMANGDYLHKLYVTPSTEVLGKLEEFKAAMKVKADAETDIAVKSLMLKDVDFYARQVLSRYVGVYGMDSVGMENLMKLLTEKKGAPDFHKLIDSAQKKAFVKRMEPEERSKLKKMIDDGANLNDEALFKRSAAYRTWLDSRITDLRNTKYKADTTLGYEGNNVVKLKVIENELSAGFVKDYLTYQTTGTIIKMVRNVSAKEDAYRNFMAKATNPVYKKEIEEVYANYKMMVGNSLSPDFNYTDVNGKQIALKSLRGKYVYIDVWATWCGPCKAEIPFLTKVEDDYHGKNIHFVSLSVDRIADKAKWISYVKDNKLQGIQLMADKDFSSDFVKKFNINSIPRFILIDPAGKIVSGDAKRPSDPELRKQLDRLLK